From the Candidatus Saccharibacteria bacterium genome, the window TTGCAGAATTAGGAGAAAAGGGCGTAGACCTGAAAGAGGCGTGGGATCCAGATTCTGTGAAAAAGCTAAAACTGCAGAAGTATTTAGCTGAGAAATTGCCCGATTTTGAAGTCAGAGCCGGTGGAGCAACTTCTATCGACGTTACCAAACCTGGTATAGATAAAGCCTATGGCATGGAAAAACTCATGGGCATGCTTAAGGTTGGTAAAGACGATATTTTGTTTCTTGGCGATAAGCTGCAAGAAGGCGGCAATGACTATCCCGTAAAGGCTATGGGCATCGATAGTCTCGAAGTATCACGTTGGGAGGACACTGCCCTTGTCCTCGAAGGCATATTACATATAACGAAATAAATATGAAAATACTGTATGTCACGCGTAAATTTCCCCCAACTGTGGGCGGCATGGAAAACGTGGCAGCGTGGCTCTACGACGCGCTCAAAGACCGCGCCGAAATCAAACTAATTAAATTTGGCGGCGCAAACAAGTGGCTACCGGTTGTGTTCCCGTGGCTGATGCTCCGGGCAGTCGTGACCGGCTGGGTATTCCGGCCAGATGTTATTTACGTACAAGATGGTCTTATGGGGGCGGCGACGCCTATTTTCCGAGCGCTTCTCAGGCGTCCAGTTGTGGCAACCATACACGGTACGGAAATGGTTTACAAAAATCCGCTGTACCTGAGAACAGTCATACCTGCGCTGAAACACCTCAGTGCTGCGGCCGCCATTAGTCGTGCCACAGAAGAAAAGGTACACCAAAAGCTTCCTGCGGTACCGACCCAGCTCATTCACTGGGGCGTACACGACGATTGGTATCTTGAGGACCGCGGTACCGCGCGAAAAAAACTTGCCGAAAAGCTTGGCGTCGACCTAAAAAACCGCCCGCTCATTATTCTTGTCGGTCGTCTTACTGAGCGCAAAGGTGCGCTCTGGTTTATAGAAAATGTGATGCCAGGTTTACGCGCCGAGCTACCCAGTGTGGCCTGTGTTATAGCGGGCAAGGGCAAAGACTACGAAGCAATCACGGCTGCCATAGAGCGGTTGGGCTTGCAGGACACAGTTTACCTGCCGGGCTATGTACTGGGTGACGACCTAAAGAACCTCTATAACGCTGCCGACCTATTTGTTATGCCCAACCGTGAGGGCTTCGGGTTTGAGGGATTTGGTATGGTTGTTACGGAAGCTAGCAGCTGCGGTACGCCCGCCGTCATAGGCAAATATTCTGGCGTGACCGATGCAGTCATAGATGGCAAAACTGGCTGGCTTGTCCCGGTCGATGAAGTGAAGGCGTATCTGGAGAAAATAGTGAATGAAGTGAAAAACCCATCGCTAAACCGCGCAGAAGTTCGCACCGCCACGCTCAAGACTTACGACTGGGACAAGACCGCCGAAGCCTACCTAGGGCTCTTCGCTGAAACCATTGAGTCGAGTCGGAAAAGGTAGCTACTCAACCGTTACAGATTTGGCGAGGTTGCGTGGTTTATCGACATCAAGACCCTTTTCGACCGCTATGTAGTATGAGAAGAGCTGCATGACTATGGCAACCAGGAGCGGCGATGTTTGTTCCATAGTATCTGGCACGGTCATAACATCTGTTGCAAGTTCTCGAATTTGGCTATTATCATCAGTGGCTATTGCTACAATAGGGCCTTTTCGAGCGCGGATCTCCTCTATATTGCTGTAGATTTTTTCTAGCAGAGGGCTGTTCGGTGCAATGGCGAAGCTCGGGAAGTTTTCGTCAATCATGGCGAGCGGCCCATGCTTCATTTCTCCGGCGGCGTAGCCTTCAGCGTGTATATAACTAATCTCTTTGAGCTTCAGTGCACCTTCGAGCGCGCAGGGGAACCCATATTTGCGGCCAATAAACAGAAAATCTCGGGCATCTTTATACCGCAGAGCCACTTGTTTGAAATCTTCGGCATGCTTCAGAACAGCCTCTGCCTTTTGTGGTAACGCATCGAGTTCGGCCAAAAGTGGTTTGTAGAGGGGACTGTTTCCCTCACTGAGATACAGTGCAAGGAGCGTGAGCACGGTTACCTGCGCAACAAAGGCTTTCGTACTTGCCACTGCCTGTTCGGGCCCTGCATGACAGTACACGCCCGCGTCGGTTATACGGGCAATGGTGCTACCCACTGCATTGACAACCCCAAGCCGCAACACGCCGTAATTTTCTACCTTTTGGAGCGCGGCAATAGTATCGGCTGTTTCGCCGGATTGGGAAATAGCGAGTAGGGCAGTGCTACGCGAAAACGGTTCGTCACGGTATTTGA encodes:
- a CDS encoding glycosyltransferase family 4 protein; amino-acid sequence: MKILYVTRKFPPTVGGMENVAAWLYDALKDRAEIKLIKFGGANKWLPVVFPWLMLRAVVTGWVFRPDVIYVQDGLMGAATPIFRALLRRPVVATIHGTEMVYKNPLYLRTVIPALKHLSAAAAISRATEEKVHQKLPAVPTQLIHWGVHDDWYLEDRGTARKKLAEKLGVDLKNRPLIILVGRLTERKGALWFIENVMPGLRAELPSVACVIAGKGKDYEAITAAIERLGLQDTVYLPGYVLGDDLKNLYNAADLFVMPNREGFGFEGFGMVVTEASSCGTPAVIGKYSGVTDAVIDGKTGWLVPVDEVKAYLEKIVNEVKNPSLNRAEVRTATLKTYDWDKTAEAYLGLFAETIESSRKR